One genomic region from Erythrobacter mangrovi encodes:
- a CDS encoding MoaD/ThiS family protein — MSVRILFLGPLRDLADAPEMLVEAPLDWAGLLAVVGPAVAAQLGEARVNVACGGRVLADKTALAAQDGDEVALLPPVSGG, encoded by the coding sequence ATGAGCGTCCGCATCCTGTTTCTCGGCCCATTGCGTGATCTGGCCGACGCGCCAGAGATGCTGGTCGAAGCGCCGCTTGATTGGGCGGGGCTGTTGGCAGTGGTCGGACCGGCAGTGGCGGCACAGCTCGGCGAGGCGCGGGTCAATGTCGCTTGCGGCGGCCGCGTGCTGGCGGACAAGACCGCGCTCGCGGCGCAGGATGGCGACGAGGTTGCGTTGCTGCCCCCGGTGAGTGGTGGCTGA
- a CDS encoding GNAT family N-acetyltransferase, producing the protein MFHVTQRLLLRPAWPEDWEALFGGIADKGVVRNLARAPWPYLPEHAREFVAREQDPRMPNFLMTLPSNNGSQIIGSIGFGATDTGIELGYWIARPYWGQGFATEAGTGVIEVAKLLGYERLEAGHFLDNPASGKVLRKLGFRPTGKVTKRHSCGRGEEADCALYRLDLDEVDLTPPMAA; encoded by the coding sequence ATGTTCCATGTGACGCAGAGGCTGCTGTTGCGGCCCGCCTGGCCCGAAGATTGGGAAGCGCTGTTCGGCGGGATCGCCGACAAGGGCGTGGTCCGCAATCTTGCGCGAGCCCCCTGGCCCTATCTTCCCGAACATGCCCGCGAGTTCGTAGCCCGCGAGCAAGATCCACGCATGCCGAATTTCCTTATGACCCTGCCGAGCAACAACGGCTCGCAGATTATCGGCTCGATCGGATTCGGTGCGACCGATACCGGGATTGAGCTCGGTTACTGGATCGCCCGTCCATACTGGGGTCAGGGCTTTGCGACCGAAGCCGGGACCGGCGTGATCGAAGTCGCCAAGCTGCTGGGCTATGAAAGGCTGGAAGCGGGGCATTTCCTCGACAACCCGGCTTCGGGCAAGGTGTTGCGCAAGCTCGGCTTCCGGCCGACGGGCAAGGTCACCAAGCGCCACAGCTGCGGCCGCGGGGAGGAAGCCGACTGCGCCCTGTATCGGCTCGACCTGGACGAGGTGGACCTCACTCCGCCGATGGCAGCCTGA
- a CDS encoding molybdenum cofactor biosynthesis protein MoaE, with amino-acid sequence MAEILLSEPLDARLFEQGLPASEALAAFGAAYSGAGALVSFLGNVRPDETVEALELTHYEPLTLPGIESLAQQALDRFALTGVLAWHRIGVMVPGDPIVLVATAARHRRDAFAAAEFLMDHLKSASWLWKREKRADGWHWIEPRAVDHDDRARWA; translated from the coding sequence GTGGCTGAGATTCTGCTCTCGGAACCGCTCGACGCGCGCCTGTTCGAGCAAGGCCTTCCGGCGAGCGAAGCCTTGGCCGCGTTCGGTGCCGCATATTCCGGGGCAGGGGCTTTGGTGTCCTTCCTCGGCAATGTCCGGCCTGACGAGACGGTCGAGGCGCTTGAACTGACGCATTACGAGCCCCTGACTCTTCCGGGGATCGAATCGCTTGCGCAGCAGGCGCTCGATCGCTTCGCCCTGACTGGCGTGCTTGCCTGGCATCGAATTGGTGTGATGGTTCCCGGCGATCCCATCGTGCTGGTCGCCACCGCAGCCCGGCACCGGCGTGATGCCTTTGCCGCGGCCGAGTTCCTGATGGACCACCTCAAGAGCGCCAGCTGGCTATGGAAGCGCGAGAAGCGCGCCGATGGTTGGCACTGGATCGAACCGAGGGCCGTGGACCACGACGATCGCGCCCGTTGGGCCTGA
- a CDS encoding Rossmann fold domain-containing protein, giving the protein MKRIEVDGLPDEALAAAGVFHQHWLAHVEDTLEQGQDVMIVVARADHTHREWRLSIVAGLARKHSPLRVNMVAGEGAGIEASEAYLAGAPGITGQYLEI; this is encoded by the coding sequence ATGAAGCGGATCGAGGTGGATGGCCTGCCCGATGAGGCGCTGGCCGCCGCCGGCGTCTTCCACCAGCATTGGCTCGCCCATGTCGAGGACACGCTCGAGCAAGGCCAGGACGTGATGATAGTCGTCGCCCGGGCCGATCACACGCATCGTGAATGGCGGTTGTCGATCGTCGCGGGCCTTGCGCGCAAGCACTCTCCACTGCGCGTCAACATGGTGGCGGGCGAGGGGGCTGGTATCGAAGCGAGCGAAGCCTATCTCGCCGGAGCACCGGGAATTACCGGTCAGTACCTGGAGATCTGA
- a CDS encoding dihydroneopterin aldolase translates to MNDSLILEVADFEHDVLTGIYSEETGRPQPLRFTITARLKPLHRYEPDTSLDHSKNYMDLKFAASEALPEGVHFKLIEAVADHVCETLFLQDKRVEAVTVKIVKLAIAEAGEKIGITLHRERRE, encoded by the coding sequence ATGAATGATTCGCTGATCCTCGAAGTGGCCGATTTCGAGCACGACGTGCTAACCGGCATCTATTCGGAAGAAACCGGCCGCCCGCAGCCGCTGCGTTTCACCATCACCGCGCGTTTGAAGCCGCTGCACCGCTACGAGCCTGACACCTCGCTTGATCATTCCAAGAACTACATGGATCTCAAGTTCGCTGCCTCGGAAGCCCTGCCAGAGGGTGTGCACTTCAAGCTGATCGAGGCGGTCGCCGACCATGTTTGCGAGACGCTGTTCCTGCAAGACAAGCGGGTCGAGGCGGTGACGGTCAAGATCGTCAAGCTGGCGATCGCCGAGGCGGGCGAAAAGATCGGCATCACCCTTCATCGCGAGCGGCGCGAATGA
- the rplU gene encoding 50S ribosomal protein L21, translated as MFAVVRTGGKQYRVAAGDKIAVEKLAGEAGDTITLGDVLLAGEGDSLADAAKVTVSAEIIAQAKSEKVIVFKKRRRHNYRRRNGHRQQMTLLRITDVGTGAAKKAAAPKKEAAPKAEAAEKKAPAKKAAPKKAAAKKTEAK; from the coding sequence ATGTTCGCTGTAGTGCGCACGGGCGGCAAGCAGTACCGGGTTGCCGCCGGAGACAAGATCGCGGTTGAGAAGCTGGCTGGCGAAGCCGGCGACACCATCACGCTGGGCGACGTCCTGCTCGCCGGTGAAGGCGATTCGCTCGCCGACGCCGCCAAGGTCACCGTTTCGGCGGAGATCATCGCGCAGGCGAAGAGCGAGAAGGTGATCGTCTTCAAGAAGCGCCGTCGGCACAACTATCGCCGTCGCAACGGTCATCGTCAGCAGATGACCCTGCTGCGCATCACCGACGTCGGCACCGGCGCGGCCAAGAAGGCTGCGGCGCCGAAGAAGGAAGCCGCTCCGAAGGCCGAAGCTGCCGAGAAGAAGGCTCCCGCCAAGAAGGCTGCGCCCAAGAAGGCCGCCGCCAAGAAGACCGAAGCGAAGTAA
- a CDS encoding DUF983 domain-containing protein codes for MASDNPETREGQPGLAEAALLGLCPRCGERSLFDGWLAFAGKCNACGLDLSRFNVGDGPAALVTLAVGAITVGLAIWLQLSIEPPWWVHVLLWVPLTLALVIGGLRTTKAFLLASEYRNDAREAGTKDL; via the coding sequence ATGGCTTCGGACAATCCCGAAACACGCGAAGGGCAGCCCGGCTTGGCCGAGGCTGCCCTTCTCGGTTTGTGTCCCCGCTGCGGCGAACGCAGCCTGTTCGATGGTTGGTTGGCCTTTGCTGGCAAGTGCAATGCCTGCGGCCTCGATCTCTCGCGCTTCAATGTGGGCGATGGTCCTGCGGCGCTTGTCACTCTTGCGGTGGGTGCGATCACCGTCGGCCTCGCCATCTGGTTGCAGCTGTCGATCGAACCGCCTTGGTGGGTTCACGTCTTGCTGTGGGTACCATTGACGCTGGCGCTGGTGATCGGTGGATTGCGCACCACCAAGGCATTCCTGCTCGCCAGCGAATACCGCAACGATGCCCGCGAGGCGGGTACGAAAGACCTTTAG
- a CDS encoding class I SAM-dependent methyltransferase, translating to MAELVRNPVLMVGEGWDAYRLLDSGHGRKFEEYGPYRFIRPEPQAMWTPRLADWDAHGEFVPGSDEDGGGRWQFSKQVPRDGWELGWGEEARFTAQCTPFRHLGFFPDMAPVWSWMGEQLAGLDTAETMNLFGYTGVGTQALSRFGRVTHVDASKKSVAQARENAALAGLADRPIRWLVDDAVKFTAREVRRERRYDGIILDPPKFGRGPDGEVWRLEEGLSGLIGDCRKLLGANSRFLFLTVYAVRMSSLALAGLLEEVFEALPGTIEHGDLAVQEDGSGRLLPTAIFARWSNPG from the coding sequence ATGGCTGAGCTGGTCCGCAATCCCGTGCTGATGGTGGGCGAGGGCTGGGATGCCTATCGCCTGCTCGACAGTGGGCATGGCCGCAAATTCGAGGAATATGGTCCCTATCGCTTCATCCGCCCCGAACCGCAGGCCATGTGGACTCCGCGGCTTGCCGATTGGGATGCGCATGGCGAGTTCGTCCCGGGCAGCGACGAAGATGGTGGCGGACGCTGGCAGTTCTCCAAGCAGGTTCCGCGCGATGGCTGGGAACTGGGTTGGGGAGAGGAGGCGCGCTTCACCGCGCAATGCACACCGTTCCGTCACCTTGGTTTCTTTCCCGACATGGCCCCTGTGTGGAGCTGGATGGGCGAGCAGCTTGCAGGCCTTGATACTGCCGAAACGATGAATCTGTTCGGCTATACTGGTGTCGGCACGCAAGCGCTGAGCCGCTTTGGCCGCGTGACCCATGTCGATGCGAGCAAGAAATCGGTTGCCCAGGCGCGCGAGAACGCTGCGCTGGCGGGGCTGGCCGATCGCCCGATCCGCTGGCTGGTCGACGACGCGGTCAAGTTCACCGCGCGCGAGGTTCGGCGGGAACGGCGCTATGACGGGATCATCCTCGACCCGCCCAAGTTCGGTCGTGGCCCCGATGGCGAGGTATGGCGTCTGGAAGAAGGGCTCTCCGGTTTAATCGGCGATTGCCGCAAACTGCTCGGCGCTAACAGCAGGTTCCTGTTCCTCACGGTTTATGCCGTGCGCATGAGCAGCCTCGCGCTTGCTGGCCTGCTGGAAGAGGTGTTCGAAGCGTTACCCGGCACCATCGAACATGGCGACCTCGCGGTGCAGGAGGACGGTTCGGGCCGCCTGCTTCCCACCGCGATCTTCGCGCGTTGGTCCAATCCGGGCTAG
- the thrC gene encoding threonine synthase, with product MQYVSTRGSAPSLDFAGVTLAGLASDGGLYVPASWPRSSQDEIAAMRGLPYAELAARVMQPFVGDCLTPERLLELTTQAYGRFAHKAVTPLVQLDEQQWLLELFHGPTLAFKDVALQLLGLLFEEFLGREGGTLTIVGATSGDTGSAAIDAVAGLDRVEIFMLHPKGRVSDVQRRQMTTVRAPNVHNIAIEGSFDDAQAMVKRIFADESVTTKHRIGAVNSINWARLMAQVVYYFAASLQLGGPERKVAFSVPTGNFGDVFAGYVAAQMGLPIEQLVVATNVNDILHRALSQGDYSTGSVTPTTAPSMDIQVSSNFERLLFDVGGRDGAALAEQMRGFEASKAMNLTNAQRMGASDLFTSVRADENDTAQSMRWAYEQCGEVIDPHTAIGLYAARHAAQVQGSAMVTLATAHPAKFSDAVERATGMRPSLPTRVGDLFAREEAYVELPGTYEAVRDHIVANAS from the coding sequence ATGCAATACGTCTCAACCCGCGGCTCCGCGCCTTCGCTCGATTTTGCCGGCGTCACGCTGGCTGGCCTCGCTTCCGATGGCGGGCTGTATGTGCCCGCGAGCTGGCCGCGATCTTCGCAGGATGAAATCGCTGCGATGCGTGGCTTGCCATACGCCGAACTGGCCGCGCGCGTGATGCAGCCCTTCGTGGGTGATTGCCTAACCCCAGAACGCCTGCTCGAACTGACGACGCAGGCCTATGGCCGGTTCGCGCACAAGGCGGTGACGCCGCTCGTGCAGCTCGACGAACAGCAATGGTTGCTCGAACTGTTCCACGGCCCGACGCTCGCCTTCAAGGACGTGGCCCTGCAACTGTTGGGCCTGCTATTCGAGGAGTTCCTTGGGCGCGAAGGCGGAACGCTGACCATCGTCGGCGCGACCAGCGGAGATACGGGCAGCGCTGCGATCGACGCGGTGGCCGGCCTCGACCGGGTCGAAATCTTCATGCTTCACCCCAAGGGCCGGGTCAGCGACGTCCAACGGCGCCAGATGACCACGGTGCGCGCACCCAACGTCCACAATATCGCCATCGAGGGCAGCTTCGACGACGCGCAGGCGATGGTGAAGCGCATCTTCGCCGACGAGAGCGTGACGACCAAGCATCGCATCGGCGCGGTCAATTCGATCAACTGGGCACGGTTGATGGCGCAGGTGGTCTATTACTTTGCAGCGTCGCTGCAGCTGGGTGGGCCTGAGCGCAAGGTCGCCTTCAGTGTACCGACCGGCAATTTCGGCGATGTCTTTGCAGGCTATGTGGCCGCCCAGATGGGATTGCCTATCGAACAGTTGGTGGTCGCAACCAACGTCAACGACATCCTGCACCGCGCGCTGTCGCAGGGCGATTACTCGACCGGGTCGGTAACGCCCACCACCGCACCGAGCATGGATATCCAGGTCAGCTCGAACTTCGAGCGACTGTTGTTCGACGTCGGCGGCCGCGATGGCGCAGCGCTGGCAGAGCAAATGCGCGGGTTTGAGGCGTCCAAGGCCATGAACCTGACCAATGCACAGCGTATGGGTGCGAGCGACCTGTTCACCAGCGTCAGGGCGGACGAAAACGATACCGCTCAATCGATGCGCTGGGCCTATGAGCAGTGCGGCGAGGTGATCGATCCGCATACCGCCATCGGTCTCTACGCTGCGCGCCATGCCGCGCAGGTGCAGGGTAGCGCGATGGTGACGCTCGCAACCGCGCATCCGGCAAAGTTCAGCGATGCAGTGGAACGCGCCACTGGCATGCGTCCGTCGCTTCCGACGCGTGTTGGCGACCTGTTCGCGCGCGAAGAGGCCTATGTCGAGCTGCCGGGGACATATGAAGCGGTACGCGACCATATCGTCGCCAACGCGTCCTGA
- the ygfZ gene encoding CAF17-like 4Fe-4S cluster assembly/insertion protein YgfZ, translated as MTATRLFDRAVIRLTPKDEGEDVAGFLQGLVTNDVTSLLPVYAGLLSPQGKTLFDFIVWPGAEGELQLDCEAAAAEDLAKRLSLYRLRRKIAIAVDPAVGVHWQPEPGDGGAADPRLAALGQRWLAPVSEEDDAADAVWHAHRLKLGVPEGRAELGDILWLETNAVELHGVSFSKGCYVGQENTARMNWRQKVNRRLVVVPLEQSEEKRRKVEYPALNLAIDHLRVEAIDPGTAPHWLQSALSPA; from the coding sequence ATGACCGCTACCCGCCTATTCGACCGCGCCGTAATCCGCCTCACTCCAAAAGACGAGGGCGAAGACGTCGCAGGTTTCCTCCAGGGCCTCGTGACGAACGATGTCACCAGCCTGTTGCCTGTTTATGCCGGGTTGCTGTCACCACAAGGCAAGACGCTGTTCGACTTCATCGTATGGCCGGGTGCCGAAGGCGAACTCCAGCTCGATTGCGAGGCAGCGGCCGCAGAAGATCTTGCCAAGCGCCTCTCGCTCTATCGCCTGCGCCGCAAGATCGCGATCGCCGTCGATCCTGCGGTGGGCGTGCATTGGCAGCCCGAACCGGGCGATGGCGGCGCAGCCGATCCGCGGCTCGCGGCATTGGGTCAGCGCTGGCTGGCGCCCGTGTCCGAGGAGGACGATGCAGCGGACGCCGTATGGCATGCGCACCGATTGAAGCTGGGTGTGCCCGAAGGGCGCGCGGAGCTTGGCGACATCCTCTGGCTGGAAACCAATGCAGTCGAGCTCCACGGCGTCAGCTTTTCGAAGGGCTGTTATGTCGGGCAAGAGAACACTGCCCGCATGAACTGGCGCCAGAAGGTCAACCGGCGGTTGGTCGTGGTTCCATTAGAGCAATCCGAGGAGAAGCGGCGGAAGGTGGAATACCCCGCCCTCAACCTCGCGATCGACCATTTGCGGGTGGAAGCGATCGATCCCGGCACTGCACCGCACTGGCTACAGTCGGCGCTCAGCCCTGCGTAA
- a CDS encoding metal-dependent hydrolase — protein sequence MNAPVSIDTNSRSHAPTPADLTLTVRDERFNRGTTPRRWWAGEPFGTAWHNALSATFPRGEAFFIEAVKAHRDGASPKLEAEIRAFVKQEINHTREHIAFNRLAEEHGYDIKAIDARVAEMLALTRGRPPIVDLAATMALEHYTAMMAYEFLANPKHFKDADPEVRKMWTWHSIEEIEHKGVAFDTYLHATRDWTPFRRWKLRSLMMLIVTLNFFRNRWKDTLELLAQDGITGWKAKWGLLKYLTITPGVVRRIFPAWLSYFKPSFHPWDHDDRALINKHEGEFEAALMPAE from the coding sequence ATGAACGCCCCCGTTTCTATCGATACCAATTCCCGCAGTCACGCACCGACCCCCGCCGATCTCACCCTCACCGTACGCGACGAACGCTTCAACCGCGGCACGACTCCGCGCCGCTGGTGGGCGGGCGAGCCGTTCGGTACGGCCTGGCACAATGCCCTGTCGGCCACATTCCCGCGCGGCGAGGCTTTCTTCATCGAAGCGGTAAAGGCGCACCGCGACGGTGCCAGCCCCAAGCTCGAGGCGGAAATCCGCGCCTTCGTGAAGCAGGAAATCAACCACACGCGCGAACACATCGCCTTCAATCGCCTTGCCGAAGAGCATGGCTATGACATCAAGGCAATCGACGCTCGCGTGGCGGAAATGCTCGCCCTCACCCGCGGCCGTCCGCCGATCGTCGACCTGGCGGCAACCATGGCGCTGGAACACTACACCGCGATGATGGCCTACGAGTTCCTCGCGAACCCCAAGCATTTCAAAGACGCGGATCCCGAAGTTCGCAAGATGTGGACGTGGCACTCGATCGAAGAGATCGAACACAAGGGCGTCGCTTTCGACACCTATCTCCACGCGACGCGCGACTGGACCCCGTTCCGCCGCTGGAAATTGCGTAGCCTGATGATGCTGATCGTCACGCTGAACTTCTTCCGCAATCGCTGGAAGGATACGCTGGAATTGCTGGCACAGGACGGGATTACCGGATGGAAGGCCAAGTGGGGCCTGCTCAAGTACCTGACCATCACCCCCGGCGTGGTCCGCCGCATCTTCCCGGCATGGCTGAGCTATTTCAAGCCCAGTTTCCATCCTTGGGATCACGACGATCGCGCGCTGATCAACAAGCATGAGGGCGAGTTCGAAGCGGCTCTGATGCCCGCCGAGTAA
- a CDS encoding TetR/AcrR family transcriptional regulator, with the protein MATRKRLSPEESRLAALEAARALLIEAGPQAVTLKAVAARIGRTHANLLHHFGSAAGLQRDLARHLAETVCATIVDAVRASRAGLGSPREVVDLAFDAFDKEGAGALASWMILTGNEDALTPIVETIHDLVDEIAPEEAAHGAAPLQVHEETLALVLMAMGDALIGSALARSLGLPPTAARDRAERMLVSSIAEFITQG; encoded by the coding sequence ATGGCGACCCGTAAGCGATTGTCTCCCGAAGAATCCCGCCTCGCAGCGCTGGAAGCGGCGCGTGCCTTGCTGATCGAAGCAGGTCCGCAGGCCGTGACCCTGAAAGCCGTCGCGGCGCGAATCGGGCGGACCCATGCGAACCTGCTGCACCATTTCGGATCGGCGGCAGGGCTCCAGCGCGATCTCGCACGGCACCTGGCTGAAACTGTCTGCGCGACCATCGTAGATGCCGTCAGGGCAAGCCGGGCGGGCCTGGGTAGTCCCCGCGAAGTGGTCGACCTCGCCTTCGACGCCTTCGACAAAGAGGGGGCGGGGGCGCTCGCCAGCTGGATGATCCTGACCGGCAACGAGGATGCGCTGACTCCCATCGTCGAAACGATCCACGACCTGGTCGATGAGATTGCCCCGGAAGAGGCGGCGCATGGCGCGGCCCCACTGCAGGTGCATGAGGAAACCCTGGCGTTGGTGCTGATGGCGATGGGCGACGCTCTGATCGGCAGTGCGCTGGCGAGATCACTTGGCCTGCCACCGACGGCAGCGCGCGATCGTGCCGAACGGATGCTCGTAAGCTCGATTGCCGAGTTTATTACGCAGGGCTGA
- the pyrC gene encoding dihydroorotase — MNRLTIRRPDDWHLHFRDGATMRAVVPYTAHQFARAIVMPNLSPPVTTSALAAAYRDRILDAVPEGVDFTPLMTAYLTDMTDPADLAAGFADGVLTAAKLYPAGATTNSDHGVTDIANIAAVLERMAEVGMPLCVHGEVTHADIDIFDREAVFIDRVLAPLVDRLPELKVIFEHITTRQAAEFVDAAGPNVAATITPQHLHINRNAMLVGGIRPHMYCLPVAKREEHRLALRKAATGGSAKYFLGTDSAPHHRHTKETDCGCAGIFNAPYALESYITVFDEEGALDRFEAFAAENGPAFYGLPLNEGTVTLEKAPVSVPAEVSGGEAVIVPFHASETLSWRLVS; from the coding sequence ATGAACCGCCTGACCATCCGCCGCCCCGACGACTGGCATCTACACTTTCGCGATGGGGCGACGATGCGCGCCGTGGTTCCGTACACGGCGCACCAGTTTGCCCGGGCAATCGTGATGCCGAACCTCTCGCCGCCGGTGACGACCAGTGCGCTCGCCGCCGCCTATCGTGATCGGATCCTCGATGCCGTGCCCGAAGGTGTCGACTTCACCCCGTTGATGACCGCCTATCTTACTGACATGACCGACCCGGCCGATCTTGCCGCAGGATTTGCCGATGGCGTGCTGACGGCTGCGAAACTCTACCCGGCTGGTGCGACGACCAATTCGGACCATGGCGTAACCGACATCGCAAATATCGCCGCGGTGCTCGAACGCATGGCGGAAGTGGGCATGCCGCTCTGTGTGCATGGTGAAGTGACGCATGCCGATATCGACATCTTCGACCGTGAGGCCGTGTTCATCGATCGCGTGCTGGCCCCGCTGGTCGATCGCCTGCCCGAACTGAAAGTGATCTTCGAGCACATCACCACCAGGCAGGCCGCCGAGTTCGTCGATGCGGCGGGCCCCAATGTCGCCGCCACGATCACGCCGCAGCACCTCCACATCAACCGCAATGCCATGCTGGTCGGAGGTATCCGCCCGCACATGTACTGCCTGCCGGTTGCCAAGCGCGAGGAACACCGGCTGGCTTTGCGCAAGGCCGCGACGGGCGGTTCGGCGAAGTACTTCCTCGGCACCGACAGTGCACCGCACCATCGCCACACCAAGGAAACCGACTGCGGTTGTGCAGGGATATTCAACGCGCCCTATGCGCTGGAAAGCTACATCACCGTGTTCGACGAGGAGGGCGCACTCGACCGGTTCGAGGCCTTTGCCGCGGAGAACGGCCCGGCTTTCTACGGTCTTCCGCTGAACGAAGGCACGGTCACGCTGGAGAAGGCGCCCGTATCGGTTCCCGCCGAGGTCTCTGGTGGGGAGGCCGTCATCGTCCCCTTCCATGCGAGTGAGACACTCAGCTGGCGGCTGGTTTCCTAG
- the rpmA gene encoding 50S ribosomal protein L27 gives MAHKKAGGSSRNGRDSAGRRLGVKKFGSQDVVAGNIIVRQRGTKFYPGTNVGMGKDHTLFALTDGIVRFHKGKLGRKFVSVDMMAEAAE, from the coding sequence ATGGCACATAAGAAAGCAGGCGGTTCATCGCGTAACGGTCGTGATTCGGCCGGTCGTCGCCTTGGCGTGAAGAAGTTCGGCAGCCAGGACGTGGTCGCCGGCAATATTATCGTGCGCCAGCGCGGCACCAAGTTCTACCCGGGCACCAATGTGGGCATGGGCAAGGACCACACCCTGTTCGCGCTGACCGACGGTATTGTCCGATTCCACAAGGGCAAGCTCGGTCGCAAGTTCGTGTCGGTAGACATGATGGCAGAAGCCGCCGAATAG
- a CDS encoding SURF1 family cytochrome oxidase biogenesis protein: MRFPVIPTIIVAAAIATMIALGFWQLARKDEKEAMIARYERVQELSSEVPFPRSPDDYAEALYRHSRVTCDRVIASRTTSGRDVAGAGGLAQVVTCELDGGGTAEIALGLSANPRPVAWSGGEVAGFIGAAGKGVRLVASPPVAGLAPMAPPDPKDLPNNHLAYAGQWFFFALTALVIYMLALRRRGREAKGE, from the coding sequence ATGCGTTTCCCGGTGATCCCCACCATCATTGTCGCCGCAGCCATTGCCACCATGATCGCGCTCGGGTTCTGGCAGCTCGCCCGCAAGGACGAGAAGGAAGCTATGATCGCGCGCTACGAGCGCGTGCAGGAGCTATCCTCGGAGGTCCCGTTTCCCCGGTCACCGGATGACTATGCCGAAGCGCTCTATCGCCATAGCCGCGTGACCTGCGATCGGGTTATCGCAAGCCGGACGACTTCGGGCCGCGATGTCGCTGGCGCGGGTGGGTTGGCACAGGTCGTGACCTGTGAACTCGATGGTGGCGGTACGGCGGAGATCGCGCTGGGCCTTTCCGCCAATCCCCGACCGGTTGCCTGGAGCGGTGGCGAAGTGGCCGGCTTCATCGGTGCGGCAGGCAAGGGCGTGCGCCTCGTGGCTTCACCGCCGGTGGCGGGCCTCGCTCCCATGGCCCCGCCAGACCCGAAGGATCTTCCCAACAATCACCTCGCTTACGCGGGGCAGTGGTTCTTCTTCGCCCTGACTGCACTGGTGATCTATATGCTCGCCCTGCGCCGGCGCGGCAGGGAGGCTAAGGGCGAATAA